In Nitrospiraceae bacterium, the following are encoded in one genomic region:
- a CDS encoding prephenate dehydrogenase/arogenate dehydrogenase family protein: MTPHFKQVAIIGVGLIGGSLGLVMRRHKMADTIVGIGRRVENLKTAVELGAIDRYVSDPRAGVENADFVLLATPVDTYEQHLKEWAGCLRPGTIVSDVGSVKGELVTRAEQLMPRGVRFVGAHPIAGKEKTGVAAGSEALFNGARCILTPTAGTDAEALRTVRAVWELAGSIVLDMDPFLHDKILGAVSHLPHVAAFALMTALADVRDRGLPELDLAGHSGGGLRDTTRIAASSPEMWRDIFLWNADNIVALIETYERHLSEMKRLIQAKDAAGIEKQLEKAKHEREQLNSKVAAKA, from the coding sequence ATGACTCCTCATTTCAAACAAGTTGCCATCATCGGCGTCGGTCTCATCGGCGGCTCCCTCGGCTTGGTCATGCGCCGGCACAAGATGGCGGATACGATCGTCGGCATCGGGCGGCGGGTAGAAAATCTCAAGACCGCCGTCGAACTCGGGGCCATCGATCGGTATGTGTCGGACCCACGTGCCGGGGTGGAGAACGCGGATTTCGTCCTGCTGGCGACGCCGGTCGACACCTACGAGCAGCATCTCAAGGAATGGGCCGGCTGTCTGCGTCCAGGCACCATTGTGAGCGACGTCGGCAGCGTAAAAGGTGAATTGGTCACGCGAGCGGAACAGCTTATGCCGAGGGGAGTACGTTTCGTCGGCGCGCATCCGATCGCCGGGAAGGAAAAGACCGGCGTGGCGGCAGGCTCGGAGGCCTTGTTTAATGGGGCTCGCTGCATTCTTACGCCGACGGCCGGGACCGACGCCGAAGCCCTCCGCACCGTGCGAGCCGTCTGGGAGTTGGCCGGGTCGATCGTGCTGGACATGGATCCGTTCCTTCACGACAAGATTCTGGGCGCCGTCAGCCACCTGCCCCATGTGGCGGCCTTTGCACTGATGACCGCCCTGGCTGACGTACGCGACCGCGGGCTTCCCGAACTCGACCTTGCAGGCCATTCAGGAGGCGGGCTGCGCGATACGACGCGTATCGCTGCGAGCTCTCCCGAGATGTGGCGGGATATTTTCCTGTGGAACGCCGACAATATTGTGGCATTGATCGAGACTTACGAGCGGCACCTGTCGGAAATGAAACGGCTCATCCAGGCGAAGGACGCGGCCGGGATCGAGAAACAGTTGGAAAAAGCCAAGCACGAACGGGAACAACTCAATTCGAAGGTAGCGGCCAAGGCATGA
- the aroA gene encoding 3-phosphoshikimate 1-carboxyvinyltransferase — translation MAASMTIQPGRPLKGTISVPGDKSVTHRAIILTALAEGVSTVSSYCRGEDCLNTMRAFQALGVRIEESPDVLQVYGKGMWGLTEPTAPIDCGNSGTGIRLITGVLAGQDFFSVLTGDDSIRRRPMGRVVKPLRTMGATIAGRKGGELAPLAITGTRLKGIAYQSPVSSAQVKSSLLLAGLFSDGLTTITEPRLSRDHTERMFSYFGIPFRREGCSVSIEGRPAVRWAGKPVLVPGDLSAAAFFIVGAAIVPGSDVTVRTVGMNPTRTGILDVLRSMGAHIEVLNPREEAGEPVADLRVRSTPLHGVAIGPELIPQTIDEFPILCVAAAVAEGTTTITGAEELRVKESDRIATMAAELRAMGARIEERPDGMVIHGLGQAGRNGRLTGTTSSSHGDHRVAMSVAIGGLTAATSTVIQDTACIDTSFPRFEAKLLELLTESGKSL, via the coding sequence ATGGCGGCATCGATGACCATTCAGCCGGGACGACCGCTCAAGGGAACGATCTCGGTTCCCGGGGACAAGTCTGTTACCCACCGCGCCATTATTCTCACGGCATTGGCCGAAGGGGTAAGTACGGTCAGCAGCTACTGCCGCGGGGAAGACTGCCTCAATACGATGCGCGCGTTTCAGGCCCTGGGCGTCCGCATCGAGGAATCACCCGATGTGCTGCAGGTCTATGGTAAGGGGATGTGGGGTCTGACCGAACCGACTGCTCCGATCGATTGCGGGAATTCCGGCACCGGCATTCGATTGATTACCGGGGTTCTGGCCGGACAGGATTTCTTCTCGGTGCTGACCGGTGATGACTCCATCCGTCGACGTCCGATGGGGCGGGTGGTGAAGCCACTCAGGACCATGGGTGCCACGATCGCGGGACGCAAAGGCGGCGAACTGGCTCCCCTGGCCATCACCGGTACTCGCTTGAAGGGCATCGCCTACCAGTCGCCGGTGTCGAGCGCGCAAGTGAAGTCGTCATTGTTGCTGGCCGGGCTCTTTTCGGACGGGCTGACGACAATTACGGAGCCGCGGCTCTCGCGCGATCACACGGAACGAATGTTTTCTTATTTTGGGATTCCTTTTCGGCGCGAAGGCTGCTCGGTGTCGATCGAAGGCCGTCCCGCTGTGCGCTGGGCTGGCAAGCCGGTGCTGGTGCCGGGAGATTTGTCGGCGGCGGCCTTCTTCATCGTCGGTGCGGCAATCGTTCCGGGCTCCGATGTCACCGTCCGTACCGTGGGAATGAATCCGACCCGGACAGGAATCCTCGACGTGTTGCGTAGCATGGGTGCCCACATCGAGGTCCTGAATCCTCGGGAAGAGGCCGGCGAACCGGTCGCGGATCTCCGGGTTCGTTCCACGCCCCTGCACGGCGTCGCGATCGGGCCTGAATTAATTCCGCAAACCATCGACGAGTTTCCGATTCTCTGCGTGGCGGCGGCAGTGGCAGAGGGAACGACCACCATTACAGGGGCGGAAGAACTGCGCGTGAAGGAAAGTGATCGCATCGCCACGATGGCGGCGGAGTTACGTGCCATGGGCGCGCGCATCGAGGAGCGGCCTGACGGCATGGTGATCCATGGGTTGGGGCAAGCCGGCCGGAATGGACGGCTGACGGGCACGACCAGTTCGAGTCATGGTGATCATCGTGTGGCCATGTCGGTGGCGATTGGCGGATTAACGGCGGCGACGTCGACCGTGATTCAAGACACGGCATGCATCGATACCTCCTTCCCCAGGTTCGAGGCTAAGCTGTTGGAATTGTTGACTGAATCTGGCAAGAGTCTATAA
- a CDS encoding 1-acyl-sn-glycerol-3-phosphate acyltransferase has protein sequence MTSALYGLLWVLARGVGAVCFRYRAIGQVPRQGGFLIASNHASYLDIPLLGCGIPRRVWYMGRHDLFPIPLVNGVLQGLGWIPLRIGRLDRDAFGKAVSLIKEGKPVAIFPEGGRTMTGHLKPGKPGIGVIVAQTGCQVVPAHIKGTFDVLPPGSKWPRFRRVTVSFGAPLDFSADAARMEGKTFYHHVSRTVMTKIAELGQVPVPGDHRGAQAEGSSDLGSGLTAKSCNAE, from the coding sequence GTGACCTCGGCGCTCTATGGATTGCTCTGGGTATTGGCGCGAGGGGTTGGGGCTGTTTGCTTCCGCTACCGGGCCATTGGGCAAGTGCCTCGGCAGGGCGGGTTCCTGATTGCCTCAAACCATGCGAGCTATCTCGACATTCCACTCTTGGGATGCGGTATACCTCGACGGGTTTGGTATATGGGGAGGCACGATCTCTTTCCGATTCCGTTGGTCAACGGGGTCTTGCAGGGGTTGGGCTGGATTCCTCTTCGAATCGGTCGACTCGATCGGGACGCTTTCGGCAAGGCAGTGTCGCTAATCAAGGAAGGAAAGCCGGTCGCGATTTTCCCTGAAGGGGGGCGGACTATGACAGGGCACCTCAAGCCGGGCAAACCCGGGATCGGAGTCATCGTCGCGCAAACCGGGTGCCAGGTCGTGCCGGCCCATATCAAGGGGACGTTCGACGTGCTGCCGCCCGGTTCAAAGTGGCCTAGGTTTCGCCGGGTAACCGTGTCGTTCGGCGCCCCGCTCGATTTTTCGGCAGATGCGGCCCGAATGGAAGGAAAGACGTTTTATCACCATGTCAGTCGAACCGTGATGACGAAGATCGCTGAACTCGGCCAGGTGCCGGTGCCCGGAGACCACCGGGGGGCGCAAGCCGAGGGCAGCAGCGATCTTGGGTCCGGTTTGACCGCCAAGTCATGCAATGCTGAGTAA
- the cmk gene encoding (d)CMP kinase, translated as MGRKRGLIVAIDGPAGAGKSTVARLLASRLRYLYLDTGALYRAVAWKVLKSGIDCDDRGAIARMLPATKLEMECGPERPRVLVDGHDVTGELRVPEVSALASVVSAIPAVREWLLPVQREIGAAGSVVAEGRDIGTKVFPGADVKFFLEADPEVRAMRRHRELVAAGHSVHLDQTKRDLTGRDDRDRSRAVAPLKPATDAERVDTSLLSADEVVEHMMAVIAARL; from the coding sequence ATGGGTCGGAAACGCGGGCTCATTGTTGCGATCGATGGTCCGGCCGGGGCAGGAAAAAGCACCGTGGCGCGCCTGCTGGCCTCGCGTCTCCGGTATCTCTATTTGGATACCGGCGCGTTGTACCGAGCCGTGGCCTGGAAGGTCTTGAAGTCAGGAATCGATTGCGATGATCGCGGGGCGATCGCCCGAATGCTTCCGGCAACCAAATTGGAAATGGAATGTGGTCCTGAGCGGCCTCGGGTCCTGGTCGACGGGCATGATGTCACCGGTGAGCTTCGGGTGCCGGAGGTCTCAGCACTGGCGTCCGTTGTGTCGGCCATTCCTGCCGTCCGTGAGTGGCTTCTTCCGGTGCAGAGAGAAATCGGAGCTGCAGGCTCCGTGGTGGCGGAGGGCCGTGACATTGGTACGAAAGTGTTTCCGGGCGCCGACGTGAAATTTTTCCTGGAGGCGGACCCGGAGGTGCGCGCCATGCGTCGCCATCGAGAATTGGTGGCTGCCGGCCATTCGGTCCACCTCGACCAGACGAAACGCGATCTGACGGGGCGCGATGACCGCGACCGATCCCGCGCAGTGGCCCCGCTCAAGCCGGCTACCGATGCCGAACGCGTCGACACGTCGCTGCTCTCCGCCGACGAAGTGGTCGAGCATATGATGGCCGTGATTGCGGCGCGACTGTGA
- a CDS encoding 30S ribosomal protein S1 gives MSTVSQQSEPKLDRNALAAMYEETFRNFEEGTITEGAVVAVGKDKVVVDIGYKSEGMIPADQFSADELQKLKVGDRLQVYLEECEDADGNLVLSKEKADKMKIWEELEKLHKEEKSIEGKIVSRIKGGMMVDIGVKAFLPGSQIDLHPVRDLDSLVGKTFPLKIIKINHRRGNVVVSRRVLLEETRDRRRQTTLATLKEGQLIQGMVKNITDYGAFIDLGGIDGLLHITDMSWGRVGHPSELFQVGDKVEVTVLKYDRETGRISLGLKQKSADPWTGVAGKYPVGTRVRGRVVSLTDYGAFVELEPGVEGLVHVSEMSWTHEVRHPSRVVSVGDQVEAAVLNVDPGNRKISLGMKQTAPNPWDMIEAKYPAGTRIEGKVKSLTDFGAFIGLEEGIDGLIHISDMSWTKHIKHPSELFKKGQKVDAVVIRIDKEKERLSLGYKQLSRDPWEDQIPARYRVGDTVTGKVSKIADFGLFVELDGDVEGLIHISEVGLEANVRMEEKYKVGDEVTAKIIKVDRDERKIALSLRDHQLDTERRQVDEYHASQGGLDQSLGRAAKQSRKRNQNDSDN, from the coding sequence ATGAGTACCGTGTCACAGCAGAGCGAACCCAAACTCGATCGTAACGCATTGGCGGCCATGTACGAGGAGACCTTCCGGAATTTCGAGGAAGGCACCATCACCGAAGGCGCGGTTGTCGCCGTCGGCAAGGACAAGGTCGTCGTCGACATCGGCTACAAATCGGAAGGCATGATTCCCGCCGACCAATTCTCCGCCGATGAATTGCAGAAGCTGAAGGTCGGGGATCGCCTGCAGGTCTATTTGGAAGAGTGCGAGGACGCCGACGGCAATCTGGTTCTTTCCAAAGAAAAAGCCGACAAGATGAAGATTTGGGAAGAACTCGAAAAGCTGCACAAGGAAGAAAAGAGCATTGAGGGCAAGATCGTCTCCCGCATCAAGGGCGGTATGATGGTCGACATCGGTGTGAAGGCGTTCCTCCCCGGTTCGCAAATCGATCTGCACCCGGTTCGGGATCTCGATTCGCTCGTGGGCAAAACATTCCCCCTCAAGATCATCAAGATCAACCATCGACGCGGCAACGTGGTGGTTTCCCGCCGCGTGTTGCTCGAGGAGACGAGGGATCGGCGCCGCCAGACGACGTTGGCGACGCTCAAGGAAGGCCAACTCATCCAGGGCATGGTCAAGAACATCACCGATTACGGCGCCTTCATCGATTTGGGCGGCATCGACGGTCTGTTGCATATCACCGACATGTCGTGGGGTCGGGTCGGTCATCCGTCCGAGCTCTTCCAGGTCGGCGACAAGGTCGAAGTCACGGTTCTCAAGTACGATCGGGAGACGGGCCGTATCTCGCTGGGCCTGAAGCAGAAGAGCGCGGACCCTTGGACCGGCGTGGCGGGCAAGTATCCGGTCGGCACCAGAGTGCGCGGCCGTGTTGTGAGCCTGACGGACTACGGCGCCTTCGTGGAATTGGAGCCTGGGGTCGAAGGTTTGGTGCACGTCTCCGAAATGTCATGGACGCATGAAGTGCGGCATCCGTCGCGCGTCGTCTCCGTGGGCGATCAAGTCGAGGCCGCTGTGCTCAATGTCGATCCGGGCAATCGCAAGATCTCCCTCGGCATGAAGCAGACCGCACCGAATCCGTGGGACATGATTGAGGCGAAGTATCCGGCCGGCACTCGCATCGAAGGCAAGGTGAAGAGCTTGACCGATTTCGGCGCCTTTATCGGGCTGGAAGAAGGTATCGACGGCTTGATCCACATCTCGGACATGTCTTGGACGAAGCACATCAAGCATCCGTCTGAGCTGTTCAAGAAGGGCCAAAAGGTCGATGCGGTCGTCATTCGGATCGATAAGGAAAAGGAGCGGTTGTCTCTCGGCTATAAGCAGCTGAGCCGTGATCCGTGGGAAGACCAGATCCCGGCCCGCTACCGCGTGGGCGACACCGTTACCGGCAAGGTCAGCAAGATTGCCGATTTCGGACTCTTCGTGGAGTTGGACGGCGACGTCGAGGGCCTGATCCACATCAGCGAGGTGGGATTGGAAGCCAACGTCCGTATGGAAGAGAAGTACAAAGTCGGCGACGAAGTGACTGCGAAGATCATCAAGGTCGATCGGGACGAACGCAAGATCGCCTTGAGCCTCCGCGATCACCAACTCGATACGGAACGCCGGCAGGTAGATGAGTACCATGCCTCGCAGGGCGGTTTGGACCAGAGTCTTGGCCGGGCTGCGAAGCAAAGCCGGAAGCGGAATCAGAACGACTCAGATAACTAG
- a CDS encoding histidinol-phosphate transaminase gives MSLKVHPDIASLVPYVPGKPIEELQRELGLPRAVKLASNENPIGPSPKAVAALAEVAPTLHRYPDGGAFRLRGALAERWKVTPDHIILGNGSDEILGLLARTFLSPGDEAVMAQHTFVIYRMEVTAAHGVALEVPQKRWHHDLPAMADAITAKTRLLFVCNPNNPTGTMSTRDEVAALMARVPDHVVVVFDEAYYEYVRHPSYPDSLGYVKAGRNAIVLRTFSKIYGLAGLRIGYGITTPEITNFLNRLRPPFNANSMAQRAALAALDDEEHLAKSRSLNHSEMDIVRAGLQAMGFAPLPSETNFLYFDVGRDGRQVFNALLKEGIIVRHIDGSMLRVTIGLPDENQLFLSALRHVLRAL, from the coding sequence ATGTCGCTGAAAGTCCATCCCGACATTGCCTCCCTGGTTCCGTACGTTCCCGGCAAGCCGATCGAAGAGTTGCAGCGGGAGTTAGGATTGCCGCGGGCAGTCAAATTGGCGTCGAATGAAAATCCGATCGGCCCTTCGCCCAAGGCGGTCGCTGCCTTGGCTGAGGTTGCGCCGACCCTGCATCGCTATCCCGATGGTGGCGCATTCCGGCTGCGGGGGGCCCTGGCCGAACGGTGGAAGGTGACGCCGGACCACATCATCCTCGGTAATGGGTCGGATGAAATCCTCGGGCTCCTCGCCCGTACCTTCCTGTCTCCCGGGGACGAAGCGGTGATGGCACAGCACACGTTCGTCATCTATAGAATGGAAGTGACGGCGGCACACGGAGTGGCGTTAGAAGTGCCGCAGAAGCGCTGGCACCACGATCTCCCGGCGATGGCGGATGCGATTACCGCCAAGACCCGGCTGCTCTTCGTCTGCAATCCGAACAATCCGACCGGGACGATGTCGACGAGGGATGAAGTGGCTGCGCTCATGGCGCGGGTACCGGATCACGTGGTGGTGGTCTTCGACGAAGCCTATTATGAATATGTCCGACACCCGTCTTATCCGGACTCACTCGGGTACGTGAAGGCGGGCCGCAATGCCATCGTGCTGCGGACCTTTTCCAAGATCTACGGGCTGGCGGGGTTGCGCATCGGGTATGGAATCACGACTCCCGAAATTACGAATTTCCTGAACCGTCTCCGGCCGCCGTTCAATGCCAACAGCATGGCGCAGCGCGCGGCGCTGGCGGCACTGGACGACGAGGAACACCTGGCGAAGAGCCGCTCATTGAACCATAGTGAAATGGATATCGTGCGGGCGGGGTTGCAGGCCATGGGGTTTGCCCCGCTGCCCAGCGAAACGAATTTCTTGTACTTCGATGTCGGTCGAGACGGTCGCCAAGTCTTCAACGCGCTGTTGAAAGAAGGCATCATCGTCCGCCACATCGACGGGAGCATGCTCCGTGTCACCATCGGCCTCCCGGACGAGAATCAACTGTTCCTGAGCGCGCTCCGGCATGTCTTGCGCGCGCTTTGA
- the aroF gene encoding 3-deoxy-7-phosphoheptulonate synthase: MIIVLRPDASEREVDHIIDRLRELGLKSHISTGQERTIIGVIGDDRILQNQPLTALPGVESVLPILAPWKLVSREFKKDNTVIEVNGVKIGDKKVAIMAGPCAVERLELTVGIAHEVKAAGATVLRGGAYKPRTSPYSFQGLGREGLDYLAEARKQTGLPVVSEILDTRDIELFLEKADIIQIGARNMQNFELLKEVGAYDKPVLLKRGLSATIKEFLLSAEYIMSRGNRNVMLCERGIRTFETQYRNTLDLAAIPTLKELSHLPVIVDPSHATGKWNLVAPMSKAALAAGADGLLIEVHSNPECALCDGEESIKPTKFKELMSDMRKIAEAVGRTL, from the coding sequence ATGATTATCGTGTTGAGACCTGACGCATCCGAGCGGGAAGTCGACCATATCATCGATCGCCTCCGCGAGCTCGGACTGAAATCCCATATTTCGACCGGCCAGGAGCGAACGATCATCGGAGTGATCGGCGACGACCGGATTCTGCAGAATCAGCCGCTGACTGCATTGCCAGGTGTGGAAAGCGTCTTGCCGATCCTCGCTCCCTGGAAACTGGTGAGTCGTGAATTCAAGAAGGACAACACCGTCATCGAAGTCAACGGCGTAAAGATCGGTGACAAGAAGGTCGCCATCATGGCGGGACCCTGCGCCGTCGAGCGGCTCGAGTTGACGGTCGGTATCGCGCACGAGGTGAAGGCGGCCGGGGCGACGGTACTGAGAGGCGGTGCCTATAAGCCGCGGACCTCTCCGTATTCGTTCCAGGGATTGGGGCGCGAAGGGCTGGATTACCTGGCGGAGGCGAGAAAGCAGACCGGCTTGCCCGTCGTCAGCGAGATCCTCGATACCCGCGACATTGAGTTGTTTCTTGAAAAGGCCGACATCATTCAGATCGGCGCCCGCAATATGCAAAACTTCGAATTGCTGAAAGAGGTCGGCGCTTACGATAAGCCGGTGTTGCTCAAGCGCGGGCTCTCCGCGACGATCAAGGAATTTTTGCTGTCCGCCGAATACATCATGTCTCGCGGCAATCGCAACGTCATGTTGTGCGAACGCGGGATTCGCACGTTCGAAACCCAATACCGCAATACCCTCGATCTGGCGGCTATTCCCACGCTCAAGGAGCTGTCCCACTTGCCGGTGATCGTCGATCCGAGCCATGCCACGGGCAAATGGAATCTCGTTGCGCCGATGTCCAAGGCGGCCCTTGCGGCCGGCGCAGACGGCCTCCTGATCGAAGTGCATTCCAATCCTGAGTGCGCCCTGTGCGACGGCGAAGAGTCCATCAAGCCGACCAAGTTCAAAGAACTGATGTCGGATATGAGGAAGATCGCCGAAGCTGTTGGTCGAACACTTTGA